The Vicinamibacterales bacterium genome has a segment encoding these proteins:
- a CDS encoding PQQ-dependent sugar dehydrogenase, protein MRVVPLAHGLSHPTGLAFLPDGETMLVVERPGRLRVIKGGVLDPTPVAGVPAVHNLSLGGMHDIVLHPDFATNHLLYLSYSKAGPNDTTTLAVARAKFEHSTLTEMKDILVAEAWGSPLGTYGGRMIFGPDKLLYVSVGDRDGNTRDDNSPARKQAQVLGSHIGKILRLKDDGTIPPDNPFVKDPKAKGEIFTYGHRNAYGMAFHPETGEFWASEFGPAGGDELNRLIPGHNYGWPVMSLGRNYTGTLVSEQPWFRKGMDMPIFHWNPVINPANMLFYTGRKFPTLTGSLIVAGAGTKRIVALTIKGDFVRQVDSMLRELNVRFRDIRQGPDECLYVLTEGRSRGNQDTDGMLLRIEPGPAPN, encoded by the coding sequence TTGCGGGTCGTTCCCCTCGCCCATGGTCTGTCCCATCCGACCGGACTGGCCTTCCTTCCGGACGGCGAGACGATGCTGGTGGTCGAGCGGCCCGGGCGCCTGCGGGTCATCAAGGGCGGTGTGCTCGACCCGACGCCGGTGGCCGGCGTCCCGGCCGTGCACAACCTGTCGCTCGGCGGCATGCACGACATCGTGCTGCATCCCGACTTTGCGACCAACCACCTGTTGTATCTCTCGTACTCCAAGGCCGGCCCCAACGACACGACCACGCTCGCGGTGGCCCGCGCGAAGTTCGAGCACTCGACGCTGACGGAGATGAAGGACATCCTGGTCGCCGAGGCGTGGGGCAGCCCGCTCGGCACGTACGGTGGGCGGATGATCTTCGGTCCGGACAAGCTGCTCTACGTCAGCGTGGGCGACCGCGACGGCAATACCCGGGACGACAACTCGCCGGCGCGGAAGCAGGCGCAGGTCCTCGGCAGCCACATCGGCAAGATCCTGCGGCTGAAGGACGACGGCACGATCCCGCCCGACAACCCGTTCGTGAAGGATCCGAAGGCGAAGGGCGAGATCTTCACCTACGGCCACCGCAACGCCTACGGCATGGCGTTCCATCCGGAGACCGGGGAGTTCTGGGCCTCCGAGTTCGGCCCGGCCGGCGGCGACGAACTCAACCGGCTGATCCCGGGCCACAACTACGGCTGGCCGGTGATGTCGCTCGGCCGCAACTATACGGGCACGCTCGTCTCGGAACAGCCGTGGTTCCGCAAGGGCATGGACATGCCGATCTTCCACTGGAACCCCGTGATCAATCCCGCGAACATGCTCTTCTACACCGGCAGGAAGTTCCCGACGCTGACCGGCAGCCTGATCGTCGCCGGCGCCGGGACGAAGCGCATCGTGGCCCTGACCATCAAGGGGGACTTCGTCCGGCAGGTGGACTCGATGCTCCGCGAGCTGAACGTGCGCTTCCGCGACATCAGGCAGGGGCCGGACGAGTGCCTGTACGTGCTGACCGAGGGCCGCTCACGCGGCAATCAGGACACCGACGGCATGCTGCTGCGCATCGAGCCTGGACCCGCGCCGAACTGA
- a CDS encoding glycosyltransferase family 39 protein gives MRVARAIVPAFVVALLLISAAGDHYFRDEFYYLACTRRLAWGYVDHPPLSVAMLWAVRQVAGESLLVLRLVAALALAATVWLTGRIARRLGAGGFGEALAMVAIAVAPAFLATGTFYSMNVFDVLLWTAALRLLIDLVDGAPLGRWAVFGALLGLGLLNKISVLWLGAGIGVALLTTARPVLRTPGPYLAAAIAGVLFLPHLLWQVANAWPTLEFIEGASRQKMLGKTPWAFMGEQVMNMHPMALAVWGVGLVGLLSAPRLRRYRALAVVYLTAAVILMANSTSRSGYLLPAYPPLIAAGAVMWESWLRQPAWRTAALVVLVLAGAATAPLAVPILPVDRYVRYSASLGIQPSTEEKKDVGRLPQFFADRQGWERFVGQVAAAWDRLTPEERRSAAVLTGNYGEAGAIETLGASRGITAISGHNSYWLWGPAGRTGDVLIVLSTRQERLERLFASVELAGRTECGDCMPYENGLGVYVCRGPRRPLSDVWPDLKHYD, from the coding sequence ATGCGTGTTGCTCGGGCGATCGTCCCGGCGTTCGTCGTTGCCCTCCTGCTGATCTCGGCCGCGGGCGACCACTACTTCCGCGACGAGTTCTACTATCTCGCCTGCACGCGCCGCCTCGCCTGGGGATACGTGGACCACCCGCCGCTGTCGGTCGCCATGCTCTGGGCCGTGCGACAGGTGGCGGGCGAGTCGCTCCTGGTGCTTCGACTGGTGGCGGCGCTCGCGCTCGCCGCCACCGTCTGGCTGACCGGCCGGATTGCCCGGCGACTCGGCGCGGGAGGGTTCGGCGAGGCGCTGGCGATGGTCGCCATCGCCGTCGCGCCGGCCTTCCTCGCGACCGGCACCTTCTATTCGATGAACGTGTTCGACGTGCTGCTGTGGACGGCGGCGCTGCGGTTGCTCATCGACCTGGTGGACGGCGCTCCGCTGGGACGGTGGGCGGTGTTCGGCGCGCTGCTGGGCCTGGGGCTCCTGAACAAGATCAGCGTGCTGTGGCTCGGCGCCGGCATCGGCGTCGCGCTGCTGACGACGGCACGTCCCGTGCTGCGCACTCCGGGGCCGTATCTGGCGGCTGCCATCGCGGGCGTGCTCTTCCTGCCGCACCTCCTGTGGCAGGTGGCCAACGCGTGGCCGACGCTCGAGTTCATCGAGGGCGCCAGCCGTCAGAAGATGCTCGGAAAGACCCCGTGGGCGTTCATGGGCGAGCAGGTCATGAACATGCACCCGATGGCGCTGGCGGTGTGGGGCGTGGGCCTCGTCGGCCTGCTGTCCGCGCCGAGACTGCGCCGCTATCGGGCGCTGGCGGTCGTCTATCTCACGGCGGCCGTGATCCTGATGGCCAACAGCACCAGCCGGAGCGGCTATCTGCTGCCGGCGTACCCGCCGCTCATCGCCGCCGGCGCCGTGATGTGGGAGTCGTGGCTGCGCCAGCCGGCCTGGCGGACCGCGGCGCTCGTGGTCCTGGTCCTGGCCGGTGCCGCCACGGCGCCCCTCGCAGTTCCCATCCTGCCCGTGGATCGCTACGTGCGCTACAGCGCGAGCCTGGGCATCCAGCCGTCCACGGAGGAGAAGAAGGACGTCGGGCGGCTGCCGCAGTTCTTCGCCGACCGTCAGGGGTGGGAGCGGTTCGTCGGCCAGGTGGCCGCTGCGTGGGATCGCCTGACGCCGGAGGAACGCCGCTCGGCGGCCGTGCTGACCGGCAACTACGGCGAAGCCGGCGCGATCGAAACGCTCGGCGCGTCTCGGGGCATCACCGCCATCAGCGGGCACAACTCGTACTGGCTCTGGGGGCCGGCCGGCCGGACGGGCGACGTGCTGATCGTCTTGAGCACGCGCCAGGAACGCCTGGAGCGGCTGTTCGCCAGCGTGGAACTCGCGGGGCGCACGGAATGCGGCGACTGCATGCCGTACGAGAACGGGCTTGGCGTCTACGTCTGCCGCGGGCCTCGCCGGCCGCTGAGCGACGTCTGGCCGGACCTGAAGCACTACGACTGA